From the Hevea brasiliensis isolate MT/VB/25A 57/8 chromosome 15, ASM3005281v1, whole genome shotgun sequence genome, one window contains:
- the LOC131174077 gene encoding uncharacterized protein LOC131174077 — MAVRSVAVRSAALKKRRVNDSPLGRAFDLQTRAQLDAEIARMFYTGGLPFNFARNPYYVSSYYFAANHVLGGYVPPGYNKLRTILLQQEKANVERLLALDCFGEVKNKQFIANLLKEVIDEVGHQKVVQVITDNVSNCKGAGEIIEGMFPHIYWTPCVLHTLNLALKNICAAKNLETNQETYDVCHWITEIYGNALQINNFIMNHSMRLAIYNRFSPLKLLSVADTRFASIVMMLKRFKLIRRALEAMVMSDEWAQY; from the exons ATGGCAGTTCGCAGCGTCGCAGTTCGCAGCGCAG CtttgaagaaaagaagagttAATGATTCTCCTCTTGGTAGAGCTTTTGACTTGCAAACTAGAGCTCAATTAGATGCAGAGATTGCTAGAATGTTCTACACTGGGGGTTTACCTTTTAATTTTGCTAGAAATCCTTATTATGTGAGTTCTTATTATTTTGCTGCTAATCATGTTTTGGGTGGTTATGTGCCGCCTGGTTATAACAAATTGAGAACCATATTACTTCAACAAGAAAAAGCAAATGTAGAGAGGTTGCTTGCACTTG ATTGTTTTGGTGAAGTGAAAAATAAGCAATTTATTGCTAATTTGCTAAAAGAAGTAATTGATGAGGTGGGTCATCAAAAAGTGGTACAAGTCATTACTGATAATGTTTCAAATTGTAAAGGTGCTGGAGAAATTATTGAGGGAATGTTTCCACATATTTATTGGACTCCTTGTGTTTTGCACACTCTTAATCTTGCTTTGAAGAATATATGTGCAGCAAAAAATTTAGAAACTAATCAAGAAACTTATGATGTGTGTCACTGGATCACTGAAATCTATGGGAATGctttacaaatcaataattttATAATGAATCATTCCATGAGGCTTGCAATTTATAATCGGTTTAGCCCTTTGAAATTGCTTTCAGTTGCTGACACTCGTTTTGCTTCTATTGTTATGATGCTTAAAAGATTTAAACTTATTAGGCGTGCTTTAGAAGCAATGGTTATGAGTGATGAATGGGCACAATACTGA
- the LOC110640584 gene encoding LOW QUALITY PROTEIN: actin-interacting protein 1-2 (The sequence of the model RefSeq protein was modified relative to this genomic sequence to represent the inferred CDS: inserted 4 bases in 4 codons; deleted 3 bases in 2 codons; substituted 2 bases at 2 genomic stop codons) → MADLIETLACAPSTGRGRGILISGDPKXNSILYTNGRYVIIRYLDNPLKFHLYGEHGYPVTVARYSPNGEWIASVDVSGTMRIWGAHNEFVLHXEFRVLSGRIDDXQWSLDMLRIVASGDGKGKSFVSAFMWDTGSTVGDFDGHSRRVLSCAFKPTRLFRIVTCGEEFIVNFYEGPPXKFMLSHREHSNFVNCVRVSPDGSKCISVGSDKKGIIYDGKTVDDGHTSSIYASCWSPDSKQVLTVSADKTAKIWEISENGCGNVIKTLAFPASGGVDDMLVGCHWQNHHLVIVSLGGTIHLFSASDLDKAPVSFSGRMKNVNALTAVQGXPKLVLTNSYDGHIFKWTQGHGYKGRLERKDNALVKRLVAVEQEVITSGFDNYLFHSPQVQRVPLNGDECGAAEQVNIGSQPKELSLAIDSPGLVLVSTDSGVALLKGLKVVSNISLGFTXTASVIAPDGNEAIVGGQDGKLHIYSVSGDNLTEAAVLEKHRGAISVIRYLPDFSMFASADINREVVVWDHVSKEEFIATCMLLLIILSLKQAYMLQQELRIVSHGRVNEYLSCFILQYHVA, encoded by the exons ATGGCCGATCTCATAGAAACTTTGGCATGCGCCCCCTCCACGGGACGTGGTCGAGGAATTCTAATCTCCGGCGATCCCA CCAACTCTATTCTCTACACTAATGGGAGATACGTTATAATCCGTTACCTCGACAACCCTCTAAAATTCCACCTCTATGGCGAGCATGGATACCCTGTCACCGTTGCCCGCTACTCCCCGAACGGTGAGTGGATCGCATCTGTCGACGTCTCGGGCACTATGAGGATCTGGGGTGCCCATAATGAGTTTGTGCTGC AAGAATTTCGTGTCCTATCGGGTCGGATCGACGATTAGCAGTGGTCGCTCGATATGTTGAGAATTGTTGCTTCCGGTGACGGCAAGGGAAAGTCCTTCGTCAGTGCTTTTAT GTGGGATACAGGCAGTACTGTAGGAGATTTTGATGGGCACTCACGGCGGGTTTTAAGCTGTGCATTTAAACCTACAAGGCTGTTCCGAATTGTCACTTGTGGAGAGGAATTCATAGTGAACTTCTATGAAGGTCCACCCTAGAAGTTCATGCTCTCCCACAG GGAGCATTCCAATTTTGTCAATTGTGTTAGAGTTTCACCAGACGGCAGCAAATGCATTAGTGTAGGCTCAGACAAGAAG GGCATAATATACGATGGGAAGACAGTGGATGATGGTCATACATCCAGCATCTATGCTAGTTGTTGGAGTCCTGATAGCAAACAA GTACTTACTGTCTCGGCTGACAAGACCGCAAAGATATGGGAAATTTCTGAGAATGGTTGTGGGAATGTGATAAAAACTTTGGCATTTCCTGCTTCTGGTGGAGTTGATGATATGCTGGTTGGATGTCATTGGCAAAATCATCATCTTGTTATTGTTTCCCTTGGTGGCACAATTCACTTATTTTCTGCTAGTGATCTTGATAAAGCTCCTGTATCTTTTTCTGGACGCATGAAAAATGTCAATGCATTAACAGCTGTCCAGG GTCCAAAGTTGGTTCTGACAAACAGCTATGATGGACACATTTTTAAGTGGACTCAAGGTCATGGGTACAAGGGTAGACTAGAGAGGAAAGATAATGCTTTAGTTAAACGTTTAGTAGCTGTTGAACAAGAGGTTATTACATCTGGATTTGACAACTA tttgtttcattCACCTCAGGTTCAGAGAGTTCCTCTAAATGGGGATGAATGTGGAGCAGCAGAGCAGGTTAATATTGGCAGTCAGCCTAAGGAATTGAGCCTTGCCATTGATTCCCCCGGACTAGTCTTGGTTTCAACTGATTCAGGAGTTGCCTTGCTTAAAGGTCTGAAAGTAGTGTCAAACATCAGCCTTGGATTTA TGACGGCATCTGTTATTGCACCCGATGGAAATGAAGCAATTGTGGGTGGCCAAGATGGTAAGTTG CATATATATTCGGTTTCTGGCGATAATCTTACTGAAGCAGCAGTCCTGGAGAAGCATAGAGGTGCAATCAGTGTAATACGATATTTGCCAGATTTCTCCATGTTTGCCTCAGCCGATATAAATCGTGAAGTTGTTGTTTGGGATCATGTCTCCAAGGAG GAATTTATAGCTACATGTATGCTCTTGCTAATCATACTGTCTTTAAAGCAAGCATACATGCTGCAACAGGAGTTGAGAATTGTGAGCCATGGCCGTGTAAATGAATATTTAAGTTGCTTCATCCTCCAATACCATGTGGCTTGA
- the LOC110640588 gene encoding myb-related protein 308 — protein MRKPCCDKQDTNKGAWSKQEDQKLINYIRKHGEGCWRTLPQAAGLLRCGKSCRLRWTNYLRPDLKRGNFAEDEEDLIIKLHALLGNRWSLIAGRLPGRTDNEVKNYWNSHLRRKLIKMGIDPNNHRLTHNLPRLQIPQDSGSATSSGGLKSDTEPHNDNNQQASDAASCLEDGPIALADLNLDLTISFPSSTAPNTTPEEKQKNTESNLSKEPEVPAASFTLLLFQ, from the exons ATGAGAAAGCCTTGCTGTGATAAGCAAGACACCAACAAAGGTGCTTGGTCTAAGCAAGAAGACCAGAAGCTTATTAATTACATACGTAAACATGGGGAAGGTTGCTGGAGAACCCTTCCTCAAGCTGCAG GACTGCTTCGCTGTGGCAAAAGTTGTAGGCTGAGATGGACAAACTATCTAAGGCCTGACCTTAAAAGAGGAAACTTTGCTGAAGATGAAGAAGATCTCATTATCAAGCTTCATGCGCTTCTGGGAAATAG ATGGTCTTTAATAGCTGGGAGATTGCCTGGACGCACTGACAATGAAGTAAAGAACTACTGGAATTCCCATTTAAGGAGAAAGCTTATAAAAATGGGAATTGATCCAAATAATCATCGTTTGACCCATAATCTCCCTCGCCTTCAAATCCCACAAGACTCTGGCAGTGCAACATCCTCTGGTGGGTTGAAAAGTGACACCGAACCCCACAATGATAATAATCAGCAAGCATCCGATGCAGCTAGTTGTTTGGAGGATGGTCCAATTGCTTTGGCTGACCTAAACCTTGACCTCACAATAAGCTTTCCTTCTTCTACAGCTCCCAATACCACTCCTGAAGAGAAGCAAAAAAATACCGAGTCTAATTTATCAAAGGAACCAGAAGTTCCTGCTGCTTCTTTTACGCTTCTTCTCTTTCAGTAA
- the LOC110640616 gene encoding multicopper oxidase LPR1, whose amino-acid sequence MDRVLGFHVPCLALLLVLTTTWAEDRLISPSQLEMFVDELPDMPRIHGFDVVNGVPKPKQLRIGMFKKEWKFHRDLPPTPVFAYGVSKNNATVPGPTIEAIHIVDTYVTWENHLPLKHILPWDPTIPTAIPATKKGIPTVVHLHGSIGEPESDGHAESWFTNGFVEKGPTWTKKTYHYHNFQQPGNLWYHDHAMGLTRVNLLAGLVGAYIIRHPEVEAPLGLPYGDEFDRILMVFDRSFSINGSIYMNSTGNNPSIHPQWQPEYFGDAIIVNGKAWPRMTVRRRKYRFRIINASNARFFRFFFTNGLGFIHVAADSVYLEEPVVTNETLLAPSEVADVVVDFSTSKSDTVILANSANYPFPDGDPVNEANKKVMKFIVKKDLEVDPWRVPKKLIKYPFPKLSSASQTRYIAMYEYTSDIDEPTHLYINGKAYEEPVTETPKEGTTEVWNVINLTEDNHPLHIHLGLFVVMDQTELINIDEFKACMSKLNDAIKCQMDKYARGKKLEVQAHEKGWKNVYKMTPGYVTKIAVRFGYIHSNASYAFDATADPGYVYHCHILDHEDNVMMRPLKIIR is encoded by the exons ATGGATAGAGTTCTGGGGTTTCACGTGCCATGTTTAGCTCTGCTTCTGGTGCTTACTACAACATGGGCAGAAGACAGGCTAATAAGTCCATCCCAGTTGGAAATGTTTGTTGACGAGCTTCCAGATATGCCCAGAATCCATGGTTTTGATGTTGTGAATGGTGTTCCCAAACCTAAGCAACTCAGGATTGGCATGTTCAAGAAAGAATGG AAATTTCATCGAGACTTGCCTCCAACACCTGTGTTTGCTTACGGCGTATCGAAGAACAATGCAACCGTCCCTGGTCCAACAATTGAGGCAATTCATATCGTTGACACCTACGTGACGTGGGAAAATCACCTTCCTTTGAAACACATACTTCCATGGGATCCAACAATTCCAACTGCCATACCTGCCACAAAGAAGGGTATTCCTACTGTCGTGCACCTCCATGGTAGCATTGGTGAACCCGAGAGCGATGGACATGCAGAGTCATGGTTCACCAATGGATTTGTAGAGAAGGGACCCACTTGGACCAAGAAAACATATCATTACCACAACTTTCAACAACCAGGAAACTTATGGTACCATGATCATGCAATGGGATTGACCAGAGTCAACTTATTAGCTGGCTTAGTTGGAGCCTATATCATTCGCCATCCTGAAGTTGAGGCCCCACTTGGTCTACCTTACGGCGATGAGTTTGATCGGATTTTGATGGTGTTTGATCGGAGCTTTAGTATCAATGGTTCCATATATATGAACTCTACAGGAAATAATCCCTCAATACATCCACAATGGCAGCCCGAGTATTTTGGCGACGCAATTATCGTTAATGGGAAAGCATGGCCACGTATGACTGTACGACGTCGTAAATATAGATTTCGCATTATAAATGCCAGCAATGCTAGATTTTTCAGATTCTTTTTCACCAATGGGCTTGGATTCATCCACGTGGCAGCTGACTCTGTATATCTCGAAGAGCCTGTAGTAACAAATGAAACCCTCCTAGCTCCATCGGAAGTTGCTGACGTGGTTGTTGATTTTTCAACGTCCAAGTCTGACACTGTTATTCTTGCCAATAGTGCAAATTATCCTTTTCCAGATGGTGACCCAGTCAATGAGGCAAATAAAAAGGTGATGAAGTTCATCGTCAAGAAGGATCTAGAGGTAGACCCGTGGAGAGTGCCCAAAAAGTTGATAAAATATCCTTTTCCTAAACTATCCAGTGCATCACAAACTCGATACATCGCCATGTATGAGTACACGAGCGATATTGATGAGCCAACCCATCTTTACATCAACGGTAAAGCTTACGAGGAACCAGTGACTGAGACACCAAAAGAGGGAACCACAGAGGTATGGAACGTAATCAATCTAACGGAGGACAATCATCCGTTGCATATTCATTTGGGATTGTTTGTGGTGATGGATCAAACGGAATTGATCAATATAGATGAGTTTAAAGCTTGCATGTCCAAATTGAATGATGCAATTAAATGCCAAATGGACAAGTATGCACGTGGTAAGAAGTTAGAGGTGCAGGCCCACGAGAAAGGGTGGAAGAACGTGTACAAGATGACGCCCGGATATGTGACAAAGATTGCAGTGAGATTTGGTTACATACACTCGAATGCATCTTATGCATTTGATGCAACTGCAGACCCTGGTTACGTCTACCATTGCCAT ATATTGGATCATGAAGACAATGTCATGATGCGGCCCTTGAAGATAATCCGTTGA